A single window of Streptococcus cristatus ATCC 51100 DNA harbors:
- the vicK gene encoding cell wall metabolism sensor histidine kinase VicK, with translation MIETLKEFVLSPDFVFSLIVVGFIIVVALLLLENRRDTQKLVQLNQKIKGLIAGDYSEVLDMQGSPEITDMTNSINDLSEVIRLTHENLEQETKRLSSILSYMTDGVLATNRRGQIITINDMATKQLGVKRDDVLNTSILDLLDIADEYDLRELITKVPELTIDSQDENGEYVSLRVRFALIRRESGFISGLVAVLHDTTEQDKEERERRLFVSNVSHELRTPLTSVKSYLEALDDGALSEPVAPEFVKVSLTETNRMMRMVTDLLSLSRIDNNTSHLDVELTNFTAFITYILNRFDKIKNQDETKKYEIIRDYSITPIWVEIDTDKMTQVIDNIMNNAIKYSPDGGTITVSVRTTDVQLILSISDEGLGIPKQDLPKIFDRFYRVDKARSRAQGGTGLGLAIAKEIIKQHHGFIWAKSEYGKGSTFTIVLPYDNDAVRVDDWENEENVESEHD, from the coding sequence ATGATTGAAACGCTAAAAGAATTCGTACTTTCTCCTGACTTTGTCTTTTCACTGATTGTTGTCGGCTTTATCATCGTCGTGGCTCTTTTGCTACTGGAAAATCGACGAGATACTCAAAAGCTGGTGCAGTTAAACCAAAAGATCAAAGGATTGATTGCAGGAGATTATTCAGAAGTTTTAGATATGCAGGGCAGTCCTGAAATCACGGACATGACCAATTCCATCAATGATCTCTCTGAAGTCATCCGCCTGACGCATGAAAATTTGGAGCAAGAAACCAAGCGTCTATCCAGTATCCTGTCTTACATGACGGATGGCGTGCTTGCGACCAATCGCCGAGGACAGATTATTACCATCAATGACATGGCAACCAAGCAATTGGGTGTCAAACGTGATGATGTCCTTAATACCAGTATTTTAGATTTGCTGGATATTGCTGATGAGTATGATCTGCGCGAATTGATCACCAAGGTTCCAGAATTGACTATTGATTCTCAAGATGAAAATGGTGAATATGTAAGCCTGCGGGTTCGCTTCGCCTTGATCAGACGGGAGTCAGGTTTTATATCAGGGTTGGTAGCAGTGCTACATGATACAACGGAGCAGGACAAGGAAGAGCGGGAGCGTCGGCTTTTCGTTTCCAATGTTAGCCATGAATTGCGGACGCCTCTAACCAGTGTGAAATCCTATCTGGAAGCCTTGGATGATGGCGCTCTGTCAGAGCCTGTTGCACCGGAATTTGTCAAGGTTTCACTAACCGAGACAAACCGTATGATGCGGATGGTGACGGACTTGCTTAGCTTATCGCGGATTGATAATAATACCAGCCATCTGGATGTTGAGCTGACCAATTTTACAGCCTTTATCACCTATATCCTCAACCGTTTTGATAAGATAAAAAATCAGGATGAGACCAAAAAATATGAGATTATCAGGGATTATTCAATTACACCGATTTGGGTAGAGATTGACACGGATAAGATGACCCAGGTGATTGATAATATCATGAACAATGCCATCAAGTATTCGCCTGATGGTGGGACGATTACGGTTTCTGTGAGAACAACAGATGTTCAGTTGATTCTCTCGATTTCAGATGAAGGTCTGGGCATTCCCAAGCAGGATCTGCCAAAGATTTTTGATCGTTTCTATCGGGTGGATAAGGCCCGCAGTCGAGCCCAGGGAGGAACGGGCTTGGGTCTGGCTATTGCTAAAGAAATTATCAAGCAGCATCATGGCTTTATTTGGGCCAAGAGTGAGTATGGCAAAGGATCTACCTTTACCATTGTTCTTCCATATGATAACGATGCTGTCCGTGTAGATGACTGGGAAAATGAAGAGAATGTAGAAAGTGAACATGACTAA
- a CDS encoding MBL fold metallo-hydrolase, with translation MTKGFQYSILASGSSGNCFYLETDQKRLLVDAGLSGKKITSLLSEIDRKPEDLDAILVTHEHKDHIHGVGVLARKYNLDIYANEATWRAMEKDLGKLDASQKHIFEMGKMKTFGDLDVESFGVSHDAAAPQFYRFMKDGKSFVMLTDTGYVSDRMAGVIENADAYLIESNHDIEILRSGAYPWSLKQRILSDLGHLSNEDGAETMIRTLGNRTKRIYLGHLSKENNIKELAHMTMVNQLAQADLPVGHDFQVFDTSPDTATPLVNI, from the coding sequence ATGACTAAGGGATTTCAATATAGTATTCTAGCATCAGGCTCGAGTGGCAATTGCTTTTATCTGGAAACAGACCAGAAACGACTGCTTGTTGATGCTGGTCTATCAGGGAAAAAAATTACGAGTCTTTTGAGCGAAATAGATCGCAAACCAGAGGATTTAGATGCTATTTTGGTCACCCATGAGCACAAGGATCACATCCATGGTGTGGGGGTTTTGGCGCGTAAATACAATCTAGATATTTATGCCAACGAAGCAACCTGGCGAGCGATGGAAAAGGACTTGGGCAAGCTGGATGCTAGTCAGAAGCATATCTTTGAAATGGGTAAGATGAAGACTTTTGGCGATTTAGATGTCGAAAGTTTTGGAGTGAGCCATGATGCGGCTGCTCCCCAGTTTTATCGCTTTATGAAGGATGGCAAGAGCTTTGTCATGCTGACGGATACGGGCTATGTCAGTGACCGCATGGCAGGAGTCATTGAGAATGCAGATGCTTATTTGATTGAGAGCAATCATGATATCGAGATTCTCCGGAGCGGTGCCTACCCGTGGAGCCTGAAACAGCGCATCCTGTCTGACTTGGGGCACTTATCCAATGAAGATGGTGCGGAAACTATGATTCGTACACTTGGCAATCGCACCAAGCGCATCTATCTGGGGCATCTGAGCAAGGAAAATAATATCAAGGAGTTGGCTCATATGACCATGGTCAATCAACTGGCTCAAGCAGACTTGCCAGTGGGCCATGATTTCCAGGTCTTCGATACTTCTCCTGATACAGCGACGCCTTTGGTAAATATCTAA
- a CDS encoding YbaN family protein, with protein sequence MRLIYFVIACLSLALGVLGIFLPLLPTTPFLLLSIACFSRSSKRIENWLYHTKLYQTYVADFRETGSIAKERKKKIIVSIYILMGISIALAPIIWVKIFLFALTIFITYYLFKVIPDKE encoded by the coding sequence ATGCGCTTGATTTATTTTGTGATTGCCTGCTTATCTTTGGCCTTAGGAGTGCTGGGGATTTTTCTGCCCCTTCTTCCTACGACTCCTTTTTTACTTTTGTCTATTGCTTGCTTTTCGCGCAGTTCCAAGCGGATTGAGAATTGGCTTTATCACACCAAGCTATATCAGACCTATGTTGCAGATTTTCGGGAGACAGGTTCGATTGCTAAGGAGCGCAAGAAAAAGATTATCGTATCCATCTATATCTTGATGGGAATTTCCATTGCGTTAGCTCCGATAATTTGGGTAAAAATTTTCTTATTCGCCCTGACAATCTTTATTACCTATTATCTTTTCAAGGTCATCCCAGATAAGGAATAG
- the rnc gene encoding ribonuclease III, producing the protein MEQLKDALLEQFGLVFEDSSLLETAFTHTSYANEHRLLKISHNERLEFLGDAVLQLIISEYLYKKYPKKPEGDLSKLRSMIVREESLAGFARDCQFDQFIKLGRGEEKSGGRNRDTILGDLFEAFLGALLLDKDVETVKDFIYQVMIPKVEAGDFEQVTDYKTKLQELLQVNGDVEIVYQVTDETGPAHAKNFAVAVLINGQKAGQGQGRSKKLAEQEAAKDAFEKESH; encoded by the coding sequence ATGGAACAATTAAAAGATGCACTGCTGGAGCAGTTTGGGCTGGTGTTTGAAGACAGCAGTCTGCTAGAGACCGCTTTTACTCATACCAGCTATGCCAATGAGCACCGCCTCTTAAAAATTTCACACAATGAACGCCTGGAATTTTTAGGAGACGCTGTTCTGCAGCTGATTATTTCTGAGTATTTATATAAAAAATACCCCAAAAAACCAGAAGGAGATTTGTCAAAACTACGCTCCATGATTGTTCGGGAGGAGAGTTTGGCTGGCTTTGCACGGGACTGTCAGTTCGATCAGTTTATCAAGCTGGGTCGCGGTGAGGAAAAGTCAGGAGGCCGCAATCGCGATACCATTCTGGGTGACTTATTTGAGGCCTTTTTGGGTGCCCTTCTTTTGGATAAGGATGTGGAGACTGTCAAAGACTTTATTTACCAAGTCATGATTCCCAAGGTAGAAGCAGGTGACTTTGAGCAGGTGACTGACTATAAGACTAAGCTGCAAGAACTCCTACAGGTTAATGGGGATGTGGAGATTGTCTATCAGGTTACAGATGAGACAGGGCCAGCCCATGCTAAGAACTTTGCTGTGGCTGTGTTAATCAATGGTCAGAAAGCGGGTCAGGGACAAGGCCGTTCTAAGAAACTGGCTGAGCAGGAAGCTGCCAAGGATGCATTTGAAAAGGAAAGTCACTAA
- the smc gene encoding chromosome segregation protein SMC — MFLKEIEIQGFKSFADKTKVVFDQGVTAVVGPNGSGKSNITESLRWALGESSVKSLRGGKMPDVIFAGTENRKPLNYASVVVVLDNQDQFIKQASKEIRVERHIYRSGDSEYKIDGKKVRLRDVHDLFMDTGLGRDSFSIISQGKVEEIFNSKPEERRAIFEEAAGVLKYKTRRKETESKLAQTQDNLDRLEDIIYELDSQVKPLEKQAETAKRFLELDHERQELYLDVLVAQIKANKTDLTAAEADLESIKQELAAYYTKRDELERENQEIKVKRQEVNQKLSDDQASLLELTRLISDLERQIDLAKLESSQAASSRLENEERLAGLREKSQQLTADISSKEAHLADLVVQLTENQEAMSQLEAELADFSDDPDQLIENLRDRYVKLMQEEADLSNDLTSLENRLENERSQAASKQAEFSKLQADLKAGRDEEAARQAELEAAQAALRDLLDQYQQQEEQVEKLATAYQNEQTSMFALLDDLKNKKARAASLEAILKNHSNFYAGVKSVLQEADRLGGIVGAVSEKLSFDPHYQTALEIALGASSQHIIVEDEGAATRAIDFLKKNRAGRATFLPLTTIKARQLPEQNQSRIEASSGFLGIASELVTYEPGLENIFQNLLGTTAIFDTIEHARAAARQVRYQVRIVTLDGTELRTGGSYAGGANRNNNTIFIKPELDSLLGEMEQQSQKLKAQEQQVESLQSQLSEAKQALEAIKSEGEQARLTEQRVKLAYEQIAERVAELSQLEQLQEQDLANQTEAAGLAEKKKMEERLSAIEASKVAITAEIEQVKSNKNAVQDRFDQLSANLSELKLKSTELTSSQRFEKNDLSRLLEEKAALDKEVVTLQLLIEQKEEAVSQKVDISVLEEQLKTAQEKKTDLDQSLIRLKFELDDLEGQSEDILGNLDQARQQNESLIRRQAKAEAEKEKFSDALRRLLTNLTDNYQISFEEADQRARSLENLAAAEAQVKDLEKAIRALGPVNLEAVEQFEEVSNRLNFLKSQRDDVLSAKNLLLETIEEMNDEVKERFQTTFEAIRESFKLTFSQMFGGGSADLILTEGDLLTAGVEISVQPPGKKIQSLNLMSGGEKALSALALLFSIIRVKTIPFVILDEVEAALDEANVKRFGDYLNRFDKESQFIVVTHRKGTMSAADSIYGVTMQESGVSKIVSVKLKDLESL, encoded by the coding sequence ATGTTTTTAAAGGAAATTGAAATTCAGGGCTTCAAGTCATTTGCAGATAAGACCAAGGTGGTTTTTGACCAAGGTGTGACTGCTGTTGTTGGTCCCAATGGCTCAGGCAAGTCCAACATTACAGAGAGCCTGCGCTGGGCTCTGGGTGAGTCGAGTGTCAAGAGTCTGCGGGGTGGCAAGATGCCCGATGTCATTTTTGCAGGGACGGAGAACCGCAAGCCCCTCAACTATGCTTCGGTCGTTGTGGTTTTGGATAATCAGGATCAGTTTATCAAGCAAGCAAGCAAGGAAATCCGCGTCGAGCGCCATATCTATCGCAGTGGTGATAGCGAGTACAAGATTGACGGCAAAAAGGTCCGTCTGCGCGATGTCCATGACCTTTTCATGGATACAGGACTGGGACGGGATTCTTTCTCCATTATTTCCCAAGGAAAGGTCGAGGAAATCTTTAACAGTAAGCCAGAGGAGCGTCGGGCTATTTTTGAAGAAGCGGCCGGAGTGCTCAAATATAAGACCCGTCGCAAGGAAACAGAAAGCAAACTAGCGCAGACTCAAGACAATTTGGATCGCTTGGAAGATATTATCTACGAGCTGGATAGTCAAGTCAAGCCACTGGAAAAGCAGGCTGAGACGGCCAAGCGCTTTTTAGAACTGGATCATGAGCGTCAGGAGCTTTATCTGGATGTCTTGGTGGCTCAAATCAAGGCGAATAAAACTGATTTGACGGCGGCAGAAGCTGATTTGGAGAGTATCAAGCAGGAACTAGCGGCCTATTATACGAAACGGGATGAATTGGAGCGTGAAAACCAAGAGATTAAGGTTAAACGTCAGGAAGTGAATCAAAAACTGTCTGACGATCAGGCCAGTCTTTTGGAGTTGACGCGTTTGATCAGTGATTTGGAACGCCAGATAGACCTAGCTAAGCTGGAATCTAGTCAGGCGGCCAGCAGCCGTTTGGAAAATGAAGAACGCTTGGCTGGGTTGAGAGAAAAAAGCCAGCAGCTGACAGCTGATATTTCCTCCAAGGAAGCTCATCTGGCTGATTTAGTAGTCCAGTTGACAGAAAATCAAGAGGCTATGAGCCAGTTGGAAGCAGAATTGGCGGACTTTTCAGATGACCCAGACCAGTTGATCGAAAATCTGCGGGATCGTTACGTCAAGCTCATGCAAGAAGAAGCGGACTTGTCCAACGACTTGACCTCGCTAGAAAATCGTCTGGAGAATGAGCGGAGCCAAGCGGCCAGCAAACAGGCAGAGTTTAGCAAACTACAGGCTGATTTAAAAGCTGGTAGAGACGAAGAAGCGGCTCGACAAGCAGAATTGGAAGCGGCACAGGCTGCCCTCAGAGACTTGCTAGATCAGTATCAGCAGCAGGAGGAGCAGGTCGAGAAGTTGGCGACTGCTTATCAAAATGAGCAGACCAGCATGTTTGCCCTGCTGGATGATTTGAAAAATAAAAAAGCCCGTGCAGCCAGTTTAGAAGCTATTCTTAAAAATCACAGTAATTTCTATGCAGGTGTAAAAAGTGTCCTGCAGGAAGCTGATCGTCTGGGTGGCATTGTCGGGGCAGTCAGCGAGAAATTGAGCTTCGATCCTCATTACCAGACCGCTTTGGAAATTGCGCTGGGGGCAAGTAGTCAGCATATCATCGTTGAGGACGAAGGGGCAGCGACCAGAGCCATCGATTTTCTTAAGAAAAATCGGGCTGGTCGGGCTACCTTCCTACCTCTGACGACCATCAAGGCTCGTCAACTTCCCGAGCAAAATCAATCCAGAATTGAGGCTAGTTCAGGCTTCTTAGGTATAGCTTCGGAGCTGGTGACCTATGAGCCAGGTTTGGAGAATATTTTCCAAAATCTATTGGGGACAACCGCTATTTTTGATACGATTGAGCATGCGCGTGCGGCTGCTCGTCAGGTTCGTTACCAAGTCAGAATTGTAACGCTGGACGGAACGGAACTGCGCACAGGCGGTTCTTACGCCGGAGGAGCCAATCGCAATAATAACACAATCTTTATCAAGCCTGAACTGGACAGCCTGCTTGGAGAAATGGAGCAGCAGTCCCAGAAGCTGAAAGCTCAGGAGCAGCAAGTCGAAAGCTTGCAGTCTCAGCTATCAGAGGCCAAGCAAGCCTTGGAAGCCATCAAGTCTGAGGGTGAGCAAGCCCGCTTGACGGAGCAAAGAGTCAAGTTGGCCTACGAACAGATTGCAGAGCGGGTTGCGGAACTCAGCCAGCTGGAGCAACTCCAGGAGCAAGATTTGGCTAATCAGACTGAAGCAGCAGGCCTTGCTGAAAAGAAAAAAATGGAAGAGCGGCTGTCGGCTATCGAGGCTTCCAAAGTAGCCATTACTGCTGAAATCGAGCAAGTCAAGTCGAATAAAAACGCTGTTCAGGATCGTTTCGATCAGCTATCGGCTAACTTGTCAGAACTGAAATTGAAGAGCACGGAGCTGACTTCTAGCCAGCGCTTTGAGAAGAATGATTTGTCGCGTTTGCTAGAGGAGAAGGCTGCTCTGGACAAGGAAGTCGTTACTTTGCAGCTTTTGATAGAGCAAAAGGAAGAAGCGGTCAGCCAGAAGGTGGATATTTCCGTCTTGGAAGAGCAGCTTAAGACTGCCCAAGAGAAAAAGACAGACTTGGATCAGAGCCTCATCCGACTCAAATTTGAGCTGGACGACTTAGAGGGCCAGTCTGAGGATATTCTAGGGAACTTAGATCAAGCCCGTCAGCAAAACGAAAGTCTGATTCGCCGTCAGGCCAAGGCAGAGGCTGAAAAAGAGAAATTTTCAGATGCCTTGCGTCGTCTGCTGACTAATCTGACGGATAATTACCAGATCAGCTTTGAAGAGGCTGATCAAAGAGCGCGTTCTTTGGAAAATCTTGCAGCTGCAGAAGCCCAAGTCAAAGACTTAGAAAAGGCTATTCGTGCTTTGGGACCGGTCAATCTGGAAGCAGTAGAACAATTTGAAGAAGTCAGCAACCGACTGAATTTCCTCAAAAGTCAGCGGGACGATGTCCTCTCAGCCAAAAATCTTCTCTTGGAAACCATTGAAGAGATGAATGACGAAGTCAAGGAACGTTTCCAAACAACCTTTGAAGCCATTCGTGAAAGCTTCAAGCTGACCTTTAGCCAGATGTTTGGCGGCGGTTCAGCTGACCTGATCTTGACAGAAGGCGACCTGCTGACAGCTGGGGTAGAGATTTCGGTTCAGCCTCCGGGCAAGAAAATCCAATCTCTCAATCTTATGAGTGGTGGAGAAAAAGCCCTGTCAGCCTTAGCCCTTCTCTTCTCCATCATCCGCGTCAAGACCATTCCGTTTGTTATCTTGGATGAAGTTGAGGCAGCTCTGGATGAGGCCAATGTCAAGCGCTTTGGGGATTATCTCAATCGCTTTGACAAAGAAAGCCAGTTTATCGTTGTGACCCACCGTAAGGGAACCATGTCTGCAGCAGACTCTATCTATGGAGTAACCATGCAGGAGTCAGGAGTTTCCAAGATTGTGTCGGTCAAGTTAAAAGATTTAGAAAGTTTATAG
- a CDS encoding Cof-type HAD-IIB family hydrolase, which translates to MIRLIATDMDGTFLDDKGQFDMERLKHLLAQFREKGIYFAVASGRGILSLEKLFHEVRDDIIFIAENGSLVEFQGKDLYEATMPREFYLKVFDKLKESPFVNINELLLTGKKGCYVLETVDPTYLSFSANYNENIQKVADFSEITDEIFKFTTNFSEETVADGEAWVNENVAGVKAMTTGYKSIDIVLDYVDKGVALVELAKKLGLEMDQVMAFGDNLNDLHMMQVVGHPIAPENARPEILAVAKEVIGHHAAQSVMTYMEGL; encoded by the coding sequence ATGATAAGACTCATTGCCACAGATATGGACGGGACTTTTTTAGATGACAAGGGTCAGTTTGATATGGAGCGGCTCAAGCACCTGCTAGCTCAGTTTAGAGAAAAGGGCATCTACTTTGCTGTTGCCAGTGGTCGAGGGATTCTCTCTCTTGAGAAGCTCTTTCATGAAGTTCGGGATGATATTATCTTTATCGCAGAAAATGGTAGCCTAGTAGAGTTTCAAGGAAAAGATCTATACGAAGCAACCATGCCAAGAGAATTTTATCTAAAGGTATTTGACAAGCTTAAGGAGTCGCCTTTTGTCAATATCAATGAGTTGCTTCTGACAGGGAAAAAAGGCTGTTATGTGCTAGAGACAGTAGATCCGACTTATCTCTCTTTCAGCGCTAATTATAATGAAAATATCCAAAAAGTTGCTGATTTTAGTGAGATTACAGACGAGATTTTTAAATTCACGACCAATTTCAGCGAAGAAACAGTGGCCGACGGCGAAGCCTGGGTCAATGAAAATGTCGCAGGTGTCAAGGCGATGACAACAGGCTATAAGTCGATTGATATCGTGCTGGACTATGTGGATAAAGGCGTGGCTCTTGTCGAGCTAGCTAAGAAGCTAGGCCTAGAAATGGACCAGGTCATGGCTTTTGGCGATAACCTCAATGACCTGCATATGATGCAGGTGGTGGGGCACCCGATTGCACCAGAAAATGCACGGCCGGAAATTTTGGCAGTTGCGAAAGAAGTGATTGGCCACCATGCGGCCCAATCTGTTATGACCTACATGGAGGGCTTATAA
- a CDS encoding Cof-type HAD-IIB family hydrolase: MADIKLIALDLDGTLLTTDKKISQGNLAALKAAQQQGVKVVLTTGRPLKAMEFFLHELGTDGQADEYTITFNGGLVQRNTGEILDKTVFAYDDVARIYEETEKLGLPLDAIDGGLVYQIQSDQVSLYAEFNPALNFESIAFEDLSSQITYNKCVTAFAQEPLDAAIPHIAPELFDQYEIFKSREMLLEWSPKNVHKATGLEKLIAHLGIDKSQVMACGDEANDLSMIAWAGLGVAMQNAVPEVKEVAEVVTPMTNDEDAVAWAIRKYVLKEN; the protein is encoded by the coding sequence ATGGCTGATATTAAATTGATCGCTTTGGACTTGGACGGGACGCTTTTGACTACGGATAAAAAGATTTCTCAAGGGAATCTGGCAGCGCTCAAAGCGGCTCAGCAGCAAGGTGTCAAAGTTGTATTGACCACAGGGCGTCCGCTTAAGGCTATGGAATTTTTCCTGCATGAGCTGGGCACTGATGGTCAGGCAGATGAATACACCATTACCTTTAATGGTGGTCTAGTTCAGCGCAATACAGGCGAAATTTTGGATAAAACAGTTTTTGCCTACGATGATGTAGCTAGAATTTATGAAGAGACTGAGAAATTGGGTCTGCCTCTGGATGCGATTGATGGGGGCTTGGTTTATCAGATTCAATCAGACCAAGTATCGCTCTATGCGGAGTTTAATCCAGCTCTGAACTTTGAATCCATTGCTTTTGAAGACCTTTCTAGCCAAATTACCTACAATAAGTGCGTCACAGCCTTTGCTCAGGAACCGCTGGATGCAGCCATTCCTCATATTGCGCCCGAACTGTTTGACCAGTATGAGATTTTCAAATCACGGGAAATGCTGCTGGAATGGTCACCGAAAAATGTCCACAAGGCGACTGGTTTGGAGAAACTGATTGCCCACTTGGGAATTGATAAAAGCCAAGTTATGGCCTGCGGTGACGAAGCCAATGATCTGTCAATGATTGCTTGGGCTGGGCTAGGAGTTGCCATGCAAAATGCTGTGCCAGAAGTCAAGGAAGTCGCAGAAGTTGTCACTCCGATGACCAATGATGAAGATGCAGTTGCTTGGGCCATTCGGAAATATGTATTGAAGGAGAACTAA
- the ftsY gene encoding signal recognition particle-docking protein FtsY, with product MGLFDRLFGRKKEELEEKPQLEEQAEESYQTTETEVPFEAESQPLAASNEETAETQEVEFVLEEKIESTDSAISEQEFAPTTQQADLSEPVLEDEESPEQVLAEAEEQSETSANQALESSSESEAATESRDYYQELQERLAAAREQINYESEQEVSSEQEASTSSKVDSTEYGEEAEEELTPAETSESSTEYQEESVQDKYDRSLKKTRTGFGARLNAFFANFRSVDEDFFEDLEELLITSDVGVQVASNLTEDLRYEARLENAKKPEALRQLIIEKLVDIYEKDGRFNEKINFQNGLTVMLFVGVNGVGKTTSIGKLAYKYKQEGKKVMLVAADTFRAGAVAQLAEWGRRVDVPVVTGPEKSDPASVVFDGLERAKAENVDILMIDTAGRLQNKDNLMAELEKIGRIIKRVDPAAPHETFLALDASTGQNALVQAKEFSKITPVTGIVLTKIDGTARGGVVLAIRQELDIPVKLIGFGEKIDDIGEFNSENFMRGLLEGLV from the coding sequence ATGGGATTATTTGACCGTCTTTTTGGACGTAAAAAAGAGGAACTTGAAGAAAAGCCCCAGTTAGAGGAGCAGGCAGAGGAGAGTTATCAGACTACAGAGACTGAAGTCCCATTTGAGGCAGAATCCCAGCCTCTTGCTGCTTCCAATGAAGAAACAGCGGAAACTCAGGAAGTAGAGTTTGTGTTAGAAGAGAAGATAGAGTCTACAGATTCAGCAATTTCTGAGCAGGAATTTGCCCCAACTACTCAACAAGCTGACTTATCTGAACCAGTGCTTGAAGACGAGGAAAGTCCTGAACAAGTTTTGGCTGAGGCAGAAGAGCAGTCTGAAACTTCAGCAAATCAAGCGTTGGAAAGTAGTAGCGAATCAGAAGCGGCGACTGAAAGCAGAGATTATTACCAAGAATTACAGGAACGTTTGGCTGCAGCGAGAGAGCAAATTAACTACGAATCAGAGCAAGAAGTATCTAGTGAGCAGGAAGCAAGCACTTCTTCAAAAGTAGACTCGACCGAGTATGGAGAAGAGGCAGAGGAAGAACTGACTCCCGCAGAAACATCTGAGAGTTCTACTGAATACCAAGAAGAGAGTGTTCAAGACAAGTATGACCGCAGTCTAAAAAAGACGCGGACTGGCTTTGGTGCTCGTCTCAATGCCTTCTTTGCTAATTTCCGCTCAGTTGACGAAGATTTCTTTGAAGACTTGGAAGAATTGCTGATTACCAGTGATGTCGGTGTGCAGGTAGCTTCCAATCTAACTGAGGACTTGCGCTATGAAGCACGCCTGGAAAATGCTAAGAAACCAGAAGCCTTGCGCCAACTAATCATTGAAAAATTGGTCGATATCTATGAGAAAGATGGCCGCTTTAATGAAAAAATCAATTTCCAAAACGGTTTGACTGTCATGCTCTTTGTCGGAGTAAATGGCGTAGGCAAGACGACCTCAATCGGTAAATTGGCCTATAAATACAAGCAAGAAGGTAAAAAAGTGATGCTGGTGGCAGCAGATACCTTCCGAGCTGGAGCAGTTGCCCAGCTGGCTGAGTGGGGTCGCCGAGTCGATGTGCCTGTTGTGACTGGCCCAGAAAAGAGCGATCCAGCCAGTGTCGTGTTTGACGGTTTGGAAAGAGCCAAGGCTGAAAATGTTGATATTCTCATGATTGATACAGCAGGTCGCTTGCAAAATAAAGACAATCTCATGGCAGAGCTGGAAAAAATCGGTCGCATTATCAAGAGGGTAGATCCAGCAGCGCCGCACGAAACCTTTCTAGCTTTGGATGCCTCTACGGGTCAAAATGCGCTGGTTCAGGCCAAGGAATTTTCAAAAATTACGCCTGTGACAGGTATTGTCCTGACTAAGATTGACGGAACTGCGCGCGGTGGTGTTGTTCTTGCCATTCGTCAGGAATTGGATATTCCAGTGAAACTGATTGGTTTTGGCGAGAAAATTGACGATATCGGCGAGTTTAATTCTGAGAACTTTATGAGAGGCCTCTTAGAAGGTTTGGTGTAA
- the upp gene encoding uracil phosphoribosyltransferase codes for MGKLEVIAHPLIQHKLSILRRTDTSTKAFRELVDEIAMLMGYEVLRDLPLEDVEIETPITKTVQKQIAGKKLAIVPILRAGIGMVDGLLSLVPAAKVGHIGMYRDEETLKPVEYLVKLPEDIDQRQIFVVDPMLATGGSAILAVDSLKKRGASNITFVCLVSAPEGVKALQDAHPDVDIFTAALDDHLNEHGYIVPGLGDAGDRLFGTK; via the coding sequence ATGGGAAAACTTGAAGTTATCGCTCATCCGCTCATTCAGCATAAATTGTCTATCTTGCGTCGTACAGATACCTCTACTAAAGCTTTTCGTGAATTAGTAGATGAAATCGCAATGCTGATGGGATACGAAGTTTTGCGCGATTTACCACTTGAAGATGTAGAAATTGAAACACCAATTACGAAAACAGTTCAAAAGCAGATTGCAGGGAAAAAATTGGCTATTGTCCCAATCTTGCGGGCTGGTATCGGTATGGTGGATGGTCTCCTGAGCTTGGTTCCTGCTGCTAAAGTCGGCCACATCGGAATGTACCGTGATGAAGAAACCCTGAAGCCCGTTGAATATTTGGTGAAATTGCCAGAAGACATTGATCAACGTCAAATCTTTGTTGTCGATCCAATGTTGGCTACGGGTGGTTCTGCTATTTTGGCTGTGGATTCACTTAAAAAACGTGGCGCAAGCAACATCACCTTTGTCTGCTTAGTGTCTGCTCCAGAAGGTGTCAAAGCCTTGCAGGATGCTCATCCTGATGTAGATATCTTCACTGCTGCCCTTGATGATCACCTCAATGAACACGGCTACATCGTTCCAGGTCTCGGAGATGCTGGTGACCGCCTCTTTGGTACAAAATAA